A stretch of the Enterobacter mori genome encodes the following:
- a CDS encoding HoxN/HupN/NixA family nickel/cobalt transporter, producing the protein MLRLLRNEPRAALLLLALVMANLLAWGWAWHTFSGSTALMAASLLAWCYGLRHAVDADHIAAIDTVTRKMMQQGKRPSGVGAWFSLGHSTIVVLASIAIAATATAFQKNMEWFHETGSLIGTAVSATFLLAMALVNMVILRGVWRSFQALKNGRPVQGDITLPAQGGVMNWLFGKTFRLVNKSWQMYLVGFLFGLGFDTATEIGVLGISAASASNGMSVWSIMIFPALFASGMALVDTLDNLLMVGAYGWAFNKPQRKLYYNMTITGTSVVVALFIGGLEALGLLMDKFALSGGVWDLIGAVNDNLGNAGFVVVGLFVACWLVSMVNYRWRGYDALVVHS; encoded by the coding sequence ATGTTACGACTCTTACGCAATGAACCTCGCGCCGCGCTTCTGCTGCTGGCTCTGGTAATGGCAAACCTGCTGGCCTGGGGATGGGCATGGCACACCTTTAGCGGCAGCACGGCGCTGATGGCCGCGAGCCTGCTGGCGTGGTGCTACGGGCTGCGTCACGCGGTGGACGCCGATCACATCGCGGCCATTGATACCGTGACGCGTAAGATGATGCAGCAGGGCAAACGCCCGTCCGGCGTGGGGGCGTGGTTCTCGCTGGGGCACTCCACCATCGTGGTGCTGGCCTCCATTGCCATCGCCGCCACCGCAACCGCGTTTCAAAAAAACATGGAATGGTTCCACGAAACCGGCAGCCTGATTGGCACCGCCGTTTCAGCCACTTTCCTGCTGGCGATGGCGCTGGTAAACATGGTGATCCTGCGCGGCGTGTGGCGCAGTTTTCAGGCGCTGAAAAACGGCAGGCCGGTACAGGGCGATATTACGCTGCCTGCGCAGGGCGGCGTCATGAACTGGTTGTTCGGCAAAACCTTCCGCCTGGTCAATAAAAGCTGGCAGATGTATCTGGTAGGCTTCCTGTTTGGCCTCGGGTTTGATACTGCGACGGAAATCGGCGTGCTCGGGATCTCTGCTGCCAGCGCTTCCAACGGGATGTCGGTGTGGTCAATCATGATCTTCCCGGCGCTCTTCGCCAGCGGCATGGCGCTGGTGGATACGCTCGACAACCTGCTGATGGTCGGTGCCTACGGCTGGGCGTTTAACAAACCACAGCGCAAGCTCTACTACAACATGACCATCACCGGCACCTCCGTGGTGGTGGCGCTGTTTATCGGCGGGCTGGAAGCGCTGGGTCTGCTGATGGACAAATTCGCCCTCAGCGGCGGCGTCTGGGATCTGATTGGCGCGGTGAACGACAACCTGGGCAACGCCGGGTTTGTGGTGGTCGGGTTGTTTGTCGCCTGCTGGCTGGTCTCCATGGTCAACTACCGCTGGCGCGGCTACGACGCGCTGGTCGTACATTCCTGA
- the hypF gene encoding carbamoyltransferase HypF, whose product MSSNGVQLRVRGKVQGVGFRPFVWQLAHQLQLTGDVCNDGEGVLVRLAGNGGAFTARLHQDCPPLARIDHVETQPFTWTNLPDAFVIRHSAGGAMDTQIVPDAATCPACLAEMRNPRERRYRYPFINCTHCGPRFTIIRAMPYDRPATAMAPFPLCGPCEAEYRNPADRRFHAQPVACPDCGPALEWRAGDMTADREAALRAAVAMLKNGGIVAVKGLGGFHLVCDARNPQAVATLRSRKQRPSKPLAVMIPHADDLPETVQALLRSPAAPIVLTPKAWLPALPEGIAPGLDTLGIMLPANPLQHLLMMDCQRPLVMTSGNLSGRPPAIRNQQVLDELGNIADGFLLHNRDILQRMDDSVMDRDGAMLRRARGFVPDAITLPAGFENIPAMLCAGAEMKNTFCLVRGNQAVLSQHFGDLSDEGVEAQWRSALSVMQDVYAFRPERVVCDAHPGYRARRWAQEQALPVETVLHHHAHAAACLAENGWPREGGDVIALTLDGIGMGENSALWGGECLRVNYLACERLGGLPAVALPGGDLAARQPWRNLLAHCLAFVPDWQQYPETRAVQCQNWPLLATAIQRGINAPRASSCGRLFDAVACAIGINAQSWEGEAACRLEALASQCAGVDHPVTLDAGNLALFWQQWLAWQAEPCERAWAFHDALAKGLAELAALHARRLSLSTICLSGGVLHNRLLRARLRHYLSDFTLLFPSHLPAGDGAISFGQAVIAAARSCSQRT is encoded by the coding sequence ATGAGCAGTAACGGCGTACAGCTGCGCGTGCGTGGCAAGGTGCAGGGCGTGGGGTTTCGGCCCTTCGTCTGGCAGCTTGCGCATCAGCTTCAGCTAACGGGCGATGTCTGCAACGACGGAGAGGGCGTGCTGGTGCGCCTCGCGGGTAATGGGGGGGCCTTTACCGCGAGGCTGCATCAGGACTGCCCACCGCTGGCACGCATTGACCACGTTGAAACGCAGCCGTTCACCTGGACGAACCTGCCGGACGCGTTTGTTATCCGCCACAGCGCGGGCGGCGCGATGGACACCCAGATTGTGCCGGATGCTGCCACCTGTCCGGCGTGTCTGGCTGAAATGCGCAACCCCCGCGAGCGCCGCTATCGCTACCCGTTTATCAACTGCACCCACTGCGGGCCGCGGTTTACCATTATCCGCGCCATGCCCTATGACCGCCCGGCCACGGCAATGGCGCCATTCCCGCTCTGTGGACCGTGTGAAGCAGAGTACCGCAATCCTGCCGACCGTCGTTTTCACGCCCAGCCGGTAGCCTGCCCGGACTGCGGGCCCGCGCTTGAGTGGCGTGCAGGTGACATGACCGCTGACCGCGAGGCTGCGCTGCGCGCGGCGGTAGCGATGCTGAAAAACGGCGGTATTGTCGCGGTTAAAGGGCTGGGCGGCTTTCACCTCGTCTGCGATGCGCGTAATCCGCAGGCGGTCGCGACGCTTCGGTCACGCAAGCAGCGCCCGTCGAAGCCGCTGGCGGTGATGATCCCACATGCGGATGACCTGCCGGAGACGGTTCAGGCGCTGCTACGCTCACCTGCAGCACCCATTGTGCTCACGCCAAAAGCCTGGCTGCCCGCGTTGCCGGAAGGTATCGCGCCCGGTCTGGATACCCTAGGCATCATGCTTCCTGCGAACCCGCTGCAGCACCTTCTGATGATGGACTGCCAGCGCCCGCTGGTGATGACCTCCGGCAACCTCAGCGGCAGACCGCCTGCCATCCGTAATCAACAGGTGCTGGATGAACTGGGCAACATCGCGGACGGCTTCCTGCTGCACAATCGCGATATTCTTCAGCGGATGGACGATTCGGTGATGGATCGGGACGGTGCGATGCTGCGCCGCGCACGCGGTTTTGTACCGGATGCCATCACGTTGCCTGCGGGTTTCGAGAATATCCCCGCCATGTTATGCGCCGGGGCGGAGATGAAAAACACCTTCTGCCTGGTGCGTGGGAACCAGGCGGTGCTGAGCCAGCATTTTGGCGATCTCAGCGACGAGGGTGTCGAAGCGCAGTGGCGTTCCGCGCTGTCGGTGATGCAGGACGTTTACGCCTTCCGGCCGGAGCGCGTGGTGTGCGATGCCCATCCGGGGTATCGCGCCCGCCGGTGGGCGCAGGAACAGGCGCTGCCCGTCGAAACCGTGCTCCACCATCACGCCCACGCGGCGGCGTGCCTGGCCGAAAACGGCTGGCCGCGTGAGGGCGGAGACGTTATTGCCCTGACGCTGGACGGGATCGGCATGGGTGAAAACAGCGCGCTGTGGGGCGGGGAGTGCCTGCGGGTCAACTATCTCGCATGCGAGCGTCTGGGCGGGCTGCCTGCCGTTGCGCTGCCGGGCGGCGATCTGGCGGCGCGGCAGCCGTGGCGCAATTTACTCGCCCACTGCCTGGCGTTTGTCCCTGACTGGCAACAGTATCCGGAAACGCGCGCGGTACAGTGCCAGAACTGGCCGCTGCTGGCGACGGCGATCCAGCGCGGTATCAACGCGCCGCGAGCCTCATCCTGTGGTCGCCTGTTTGATGCCGTCGCCTGTGCGATTGGTATCAATGCGCAATCCTGGGAGGGTGAAGCCGCCTGCAGACTGGAAGCGCTGGCATCGCAGTGCGCGGGCGTCGACCATCCGGTGACGCTGGATGCGGGTAACCTCGCGCTTTTCTGGCAGCAGTGGCTGGCCTGGCAGGCTGAGCCGTGCGAGCGCGCGTGGGCGTTTCACGACGCGCTGGCAAAAGGGCTGGCAGAACTCGCCGCGCTCCATGCCCGACGCTTATCGCTGTCGACAATCTGTCTCAGCGGCGGCGTGTTGCACAACCGTTTGCTGCGCGCGCGCCTGCGTCATTATCTTTCTGACTTTACGCTTCTTTTTCCTTCGCACCTGCCTGCAGGTGACGGAGCGATCTCCTTCGGGCAGGCGGTGATCGCCGCTGCCCGGTCATGTTCACAAAGGACTTAA
- the hydN gene encoding electron transport protein HydN yields the protein MNRFIMADASKCIGCRTCEVACVVSHQAEQDCASLTPDTFLPRIHVIKGVNISTAAICRQCEDAPCANVCPNGAIKREKGFVHVMQERCIGCKTCVVACPYGAMEVVVRPVVRNSGMGLSVRAEKAEANKCDLCYHRDAGPACMEACPTHALVCVDRDKLEQMSAEKRRRAAFDTSASLLF from the coding sequence ATGAACCGTTTTATTATGGCCGATGCCAGTAAGTGCATTGGTTGCCGTACCTGTGAAGTGGCGTGCGTAGTTTCCCATCAGGCGGAGCAGGACTGCGCCTCACTGACGCCTGACACTTTCCTGCCGCGCATCCACGTCATTAAAGGCGTGAATATTTCCACCGCCGCCATCTGTCGCCAGTGCGAAGACGCACCCTGCGCGAACGTCTGCCCGAACGGGGCGATTAAACGCGAGAAGGGCTTTGTGCACGTGATGCAGGAGCGCTGCATTGGCTGCAAAACCTGCGTGGTCGCCTGCCCGTATGGCGCGATGGAGGTGGTTGTCCGTCCGGTCGTGCGCAACAGCGGTATGGGGCTGAGCGTGCGGGCGGAGAAAGCCGAAGCCAACAAATGTGACCTGTGCTACCACCGCGACGCTGGCCCGGCCTGCATGGAAGCCTGTCCGACGCACGCGCTGGTCTGCGTGGATCGCGACAAGCTTGAACAGATGAGTGCCGAAAAGCGCCGTCGTGCGGCGTTCGATACTTCAGCATCGCTGCTGTTCTGA